The following are from one region of the Dreissena polymorpha isolate Duluth1 chromosome 2, UMN_Dpol_1.0, whole genome shotgun sequence genome:
- the LOC127866745 gene encoding casein kinase I-like isoform X2, whose protein sequence is MELRVGNKYRLGRKIGSGSFGDIYLGTDISNGEEVGIKLEYVKTKHPQLHIESKIYRVMQGGVGIPTIKWCGAEGDYNVMVMELLGPSLEDLFNFCSRKFSLKTVLLLADQLISRIEYIHSKNFIHRDVKPDNFLMGLGKKGNLVYIIDFGLAKKYRDARTHQHIPYRENKNLTGTARYASINTHLGIEQSRRDDMESLGYIFMYFLRGSLPWQGLKAATKRQKYERISEKKMSTPIEELCKGFPSEFATYLNFCRSLRFDDKPDYSYLRQLFRNLFHRQGFTYDYVFDWNMLKFGGRNSDDAERGKVSLSARPVHGTAQPRGRTEQMATATPPGEYGSVTMSGSVDMTRCGRAGKERVPNKLNIASRGAEGGTGEIPMDTRMSESRLATPSSGGRMSAKGSGIPVPVAGATGETAKQRRLQGDTRGHASSRQRQQ, encoded by the exons ATGGAGCTGAGGGTAGGCAACAAGTATAGACTTGGTCGAAAAATCGGGAGTGGGTCGTTTGGAGACATATATTTGG GCACCGATATTTCCAACGGCGAGGAGGTCGGAATAAAACTTGAATATGTGAAAACTAAGCATCCTCAACTGCACATTGAAAGCAAAATTTACAGAGTGATGCAGGGCGGAG TGGGCATACCTACCATAAAATGGTGTGGAGCAGAGGGGGACTACAATGTAATGGTGATGGAGCTCCTTGGACCAAGTCTCGAAGATCTCTTCAACTTTTGCTCCAGAAAATTCAGCTTAAAAACTGTCCTCCTACTGGCCGACCAATTG ATCAGCAGGATTGAGTACATACATTCAAAGAACTTCATACACAGGGACGTCAAACCAGACAACTTCCTCATGGGACTGGGCAAAAAAGGAAATCTAGTATATATTATAGACTTTGGATTGGCCAAAAAATACCGGGATGCTCGCACACATCAGCATATACCATACCGAGAAAACAAGAATCTCACTGGCACAGCTAGATATGCCAGTATAAACACACATTTAGGCATAG AACAAAGTCGTCGTGATGACATGGAGTCCCTGGGTTACATCTTTATGTACTTCCTGAGAGGCAGTCTACCTTGGCAGGGCCTCAAGGCCGCTACAAAGCGACAGAAATACGAGCGCATCAGTGAGAAAAAGATGTCCACGCCCATTGAAGAATTGTGTAAAGGGTTCCCAT CCGAGTTTGCGACATACCTGAACTTCTGCCGGTCCTTGCGCTTTGATGACAAGCCAGATTACTCGTATCTCCGACAGTTGTTTCGCAACCTATTCCATCGACAGGGATTCACATATGACTATGTCTTTGACTGGAACATGCTGAAATTC GGTGGCAGGAACAGTGACGATGCAGAGCGTGGCAAGGTGAGCCTCTCAGCACGTCCAGTTCACGGTACGGCACAGCCCCGTGGCCGCACTGAACAGATGGCTACAGCCACCCCACCTGGGGAGTACGGAA GTGTGACTATGAGTGGGTCAGTGG ATATGACGCGTTGTGGCAGGGCAGGTAAGGAGCGTGTTCCAAACAAACTGAATATTGCCAGCCGGGGGGCGGAAGGGGGCACGGGAGAAATTCCCATGGACACTAGAATGAGTGAGAGTCGCCTAGCAACCCCCTCCTCTGGGGGACGAATGAGTGCAAAGGGCTCTGGAATTCCAGTGCCAGTTGCCGGGGCAACAGGGGAGACCGCAAAACAGAGGAGGTTGCAAGGGGACACACGGGGCCACGCGTCATCAAGGCAACGACAGCAATAG
- the LOC127866745 gene encoding casein kinase I-like isoform X3: MELRVGNKYRLGRKIGSGSFGDIYLGTDISNGEEVAIKLECVKTKHPQLHIESKIYRMMQGGVGIPTIKWCGAEGDYNVMVMELLGPSLEDLFNFCSRKFSLKTVLLLADQLISRIEYIHSKNFIHRDVKPDNFLMGLGKKGNLVYIIDFGLAKKYRDARTHQHIPYRENKNLTGTARYASINTHLGIEQSRRDDMESLGYIFMYFLRGSLPWQGLKAATKRQKYERISEKKMSTPIEELCKGFPSEFATYLNFCRSLRFDDKPDYSYLRQLFRNLFHRQGFTYDYVFDWNMLKFGGRNSDDAERGKVSLSARPVHGTAQPRGRTEQMATATPPGEYGNMTRCGRAGKERVPNKLNIASRGAEGGTGEIPMDTRMSESRLATPSSGGRMSAKGSGIPVPVAGATGETAKQRRLQGDTRGHASSRQRQQ; this comes from the exons ATGGAGCTGAGGGTAGGCAACAAGTATAGACTTGGTCGAAAAATCGGGAGTGGGTCGTTTGGAGACATATATTTGG GCACAGATATTTCCAATGGGGAAGAGGTTGCTATCAAACTAGAATGTGTGAAAACCAAGCATCCCCAGCTGCATATAGAAAGCAAAATATACCGAATGATGCAAGGAGGAG TGGGCATACCTACCATAAAATGGTGTGGAGCAGAGGGGGACTACAATGTAATGGTGATGGAGCTCCTTGGACCAAGTCTCGAAGATCTCTTCAACTTTTGCTCCAGAAAATTCAGCTTAAAAACTGTCCTCCTACTGGCCGACCAATTG ATCAGCAGGATTGAGTACATACATTCAAAGAACTTCATACACAGGGACGTCAAACCAGACAACTTCCTCATGGGACTGGGCAAAAAAGGAAATCTAGTATATATTATAGACTTTGGATTGGCCAAAAAATACCGGGATGCTCGCACACATCAGCATATACCATACCGAGAAAACAAGAATCTCACTGGCACAGCTAGATATGCCAGTATAAACACACATTTAGGCATAG AACAAAGTCGTCGTGATGACATGGAGTCCCTGGGTTACATCTTTATGTACTTCCTGAGAGGCAGTCTACCTTGGCAGGGCCTCAAGGCCGCTACAAAGCGACAGAAATACGAGCGCATCAGTGAGAAAAAGATGTCCACGCCCATTGAAGAATTGTGTAAAGGGTTCCCAT CCGAGTTTGCGACATACCTGAACTTCTGCCGGTCCTTGCGCTTTGATGACAAGCCAGATTACTCGTATCTCCGACAGTTGTTTCGCAACCTATTCCATCGACAGGGATTCACATATGACTATGTCTTTGACTGGAACATGCTGAAATTC GGTGGCAGGAACAGTGACGATGCAGAGCGTGGCAAGGTGAGCCTCTCAGCACGTCCAGTTCACGGTACGGCACAGCCCCGTGGCCGCACTGAACAGATGGCTACAGCCACCCCACCTGGGGAGTACGGAA ATATGACGCGTTGTGGCAGGGCAGGTAAGGAGCGTGTTCCAAACAAACTGAATATTGCCAGCCGGGGGGCGGAAGGGGGCACGGGAGAAATTCCCATGGACACTAGAATGAGTGAGAGTCGCCTAGCAACCCCCTCCTCTGGGGGACGAATGAGTGCAAAGGGCTCTGGAATTCCAGTGCCAGTTGCCGGGGCAACAGGGGAGACCGCAAAACAGAGGAGGTTGCAAGGGGACACACGGGGCCACGCGTCATCAAGGCAACGACAGCAATAG
- the LOC127866745 gene encoding casein kinase I-like isoform X1 produces the protein MELRVGNKYRLGRKIGSGSFGDIYLGTDISNGEEVAIKLECVKTKHPQLHIESKIYRMMQGGVGIPTIKWCGAEGDYNVMVMELLGPSLEDLFNFCSRKFSLKTVLLLADQLISRIEYIHSKNFIHRDVKPDNFLMGLGKKGNLVYIIDFGLAKKYRDARTHQHIPYRENKNLTGTARYASINTHLGIEQSRRDDMESLGYIFMYFLRGSLPWQGLKAATKRQKYERISEKKMSTPIEELCKGFPSEFATYLNFCRSLRFDDKPDYSYLRQLFRNLFHRQGFTYDYVFDWNMLKFGGRNSDDAERGKVSLSARPVHGTAQPRGRTEQMATATPPGEYGSVTMSGSVDMTRCGRAGKERVPNKLNIASRGAEGGTGEIPMDTRMSESRLATPSSGGRMSAKGSGIPVPVAGATGETAKQRRLQGDTRGHASSRQRQQ, from the exons ATGGAGCTGAGGGTAGGCAACAAGTATAGACTTGGTCGAAAAATCGGGAGTGGGTCGTTTGGAGACATATATTTGG GCACAGATATTTCCAATGGGGAAGAGGTTGCTATCAAACTAGAATGTGTGAAAACCAAGCATCCCCAGCTGCATATAGAAAGCAAAATATACCGAATGATGCAAGGAGGAG TGGGCATACCTACCATAAAATGGTGTGGAGCAGAGGGGGACTACAATGTAATGGTGATGGAGCTCCTTGGACCAAGTCTCGAAGATCTCTTCAACTTTTGCTCCAGAAAATTCAGCTTAAAAACTGTCCTCCTACTGGCCGACCAATTG ATCAGCAGGATTGAGTACATACATTCAAAGAACTTCATACACAGGGACGTCAAACCAGACAACTTCCTCATGGGACTGGGCAAAAAAGGAAATCTAGTATATATTATAGACTTTGGATTGGCCAAAAAATACCGGGATGCTCGCACACATCAGCATATACCATACCGAGAAAACAAGAATCTCACTGGCACAGCTAGATATGCCAGTATAAACACACATTTAGGCATAG AACAAAGTCGTCGTGATGACATGGAGTCCCTGGGTTACATCTTTATGTACTTCCTGAGAGGCAGTCTACCTTGGCAGGGCCTCAAGGCCGCTACAAAGCGACAGAAATACGAGCGCATCAGTGAGAAAAAGATGTCCACGCCCATTGAAGAATTGTGTAAAGGGTTCCCAT CCGAGTTTGCGACATACCTGAACTTCTGCCGGTCCTTGCGCTTTGATGACAAGCCAGATTACTCGTATCTCCGACAGTTGTTTCGCAACCTATTCCATCGACAGGGATTCACATATGACTATGTCTTTGACTGGAACATGCTGAAATTC GGTGGCAGGAACAGTGACGATGCAGAGCGTGGCAAGGTGAGCCTCTCAGCACGTCCAGTTCACGGTACGGCACAGCCCCGTGGCCGCACTGAACAGATGGCTACAGCCACCCCACCTGGGGAGTACGGAA GTGTGACTATGAGTGGGTCAGTGG ATATGACGCGTTGTGGCAGGGCAGGTAAGGAGCGTGTTCCAAACAAACTGAATATTGCCAGCCGGGGGGCGGAAGGGGGCACGGGAGAAATTCCCATGGACACTAGAATGAGTGAGAGTCGCCTAGCAACCCCCTCCTCTGGGGGACGAATGAGTGCAAAGGGCTCTGGAATTCCAGTGCCAGTTGCCGGGGCAACAGGGGAGACCGCAAAACAGAGGAGGTTGCAAGGGGACACACGGGGCCACGCGTCATCAAGGCAACGACAGCAATAG
- the LOC127866745 gene encoding casein kinase I-like isoform X6, with protein sequence MELRVGNKYRLGRKIGSGSFGDIYLGTDISNGEEVGIKLEYVKTKHPQLHIESKIYRVMQGGVGIPTIKWCGAEGDYNVMVMELLGPSLEDLFNFCSRKFSLKTVLLLADQLISRIEYIHSKNFIHRDVKPDNFLMGLGKKGNLVYIIDFGLAKKYRDARTHQHIPYRENKNLTGTARYASINTHLGIEQSRRDDMESLGYIFMYFLRGSLPWQGLKAATKRQKYERISEKKMSTPIEELCKGFPSEFATYLNFCRSLRFDDKPDYSYLRQLFRNLFHRQGFTYDYVFDWNMLKFGGRNSDDAERGKVSLSARPVHGTAQPRGRTEQMATATPPGEYGSVTMSGSVEGLTRR encoded by the exons ATGGAGCTGAGGGTAGGCAACAAGTATAGACTTGGTCGAAAAATCGGGAGTGGGTCGTTTGGAGACATATATTTGG GCACCGATATTTCCAACGGCGAGGAGGTCGGAATAAAACTTGAATATGTGAAAACTAAGCATCCTCAACTGCACATTGAAAGCAAAATTTACAGAGTGATGCAGGGCGGAG TGGGCATACCTACCATAAAATGGTGTGGAGCAGAGGGGGACTACAATGTAATGGTGATGGAGCTCCTTGGACCAAGTCTCGAAGATCTCTTCAACTTTTGCTCCAGAAAATTCAGCTTAAAAACTGTCCTCCTACTGGCCGACCAATTG ATCAGCAGGATTGAGTACATACATTCAAAGAACTTCATACACAGGGACGTCAAACCAGACAACTTCCTCATGGGACTGGGCAAAAAAGGAAATCTAGTATATATTATAGACTTTGGATTGGCCAAAAAATACCGGGATGCTCGCACACATCAGCATATACCATACCGAGAAAACAAGAATCTCACTGGCACAGCTAGATATGCCAGTATAAACACACATTTAGGCATAG AACAAAGTCGTCGTGATGACATGGAGTCCCTGGGTTACATCTTTATGTACTTCCTGAGAGGCAGTCTACCTTGGCAGGGCCTCAAGGCCGCTACAAAGCGACAGAAATACGAGCGCATCAGTGAGAAAAAGATGTCCACGCCCATTGAAGAATTGTGTAAAGGGTTCCCAT CCGAGTTTGCGACATACCTGAACTTCTGCCGGTCCTTGCGCTTTGATGACAAGCCAGATTACTCGTATCTCCGACAGTTGTTTCGCAACCTATTCCATCGACAGGGATTCACATATGACTATGTCTTTGACTGGAACATGCTGAAATTC GGTGGCAGGAACAGTGACGATGCAGAGCGTGGCAAGGTGAGCCTCTCAGCACGTCCAGTTCACGGTACGGCACAGCCCCGTGGCCGCACTGAACAGATGGCTACAGCCACCCCACCTGGGGAGTACGGAA GTGTGACTATGAGTGGGTCAGTGG AAGGATTGACGAGAAGATAA
- the LOC127866745 gene encoding casein kinase I-like isoform X7, which yields MELRVGNKYRLGRKIGSGSFGDIYLGTDISNGEEVGIKLEYVKTKHPQLHIESKIYRVMQGGVGIPTIKWCGAEGDYNVMVMELLGPSLEDLFNFCSRKFSLKTVLLLADQLISRIEYIHSKNFIHRDVKPDNFLMGLGKKGNLVYIIDFGLAKKYRDARTHQHIPYRENKNLTGTARYASINTHLGIEQSRRDDMESLGYIFMYFLRGSLPWQGLKAATKRQKYERISEKKMSTPIEELCKGFPSEFATYLNFCRSLRFDDKPDYSYLRQLFRNLFHRQGFTYDYVFDWNMLKFGGRNSDDAERGKVSLSARPVHGTAQPRGRTEQMATATPPGEYGKGLTRR from the exons ATGGAGCTGAGGGTAGGCAACAAGTATAGACTTGGTCGAAAAATCGGGAGTGGGTCGTTTGGAGACATATATTTGG GCACCGATATTTCCAACGGCGAGGAGGTCGGAATAAAACTTGAATATGTGAAAACTAAGCATCCTCAACTGCACATTGAAAGCAAAATTTACAGAGTGATGCAGGGCGGAG TGGGCATACCTACCATAAAATGGTGTGGAGCAGAGGGGGACTACAATGTAATGGTGATGGAGCTCCTTGGACCAAGTCTCGAAGATCTCTTCAACTTTTGCTCCAGAAAATTCAGCTTAAAAACTGTCCTCCTACTGGCCGACCAATTG ATCAGCAGGATTGAGTACATACATTCAAAGAACTTCATACACAGGGACGTCAAACCAGACAACTTCCTCATGGGACTGGGCAAAAAAGGAAATCTAGTATATATTATAGACTTTGGATTGGCCAAAAAATACCGGGATGCTCGCACACATCAGCATATACCATACCGAGAAAACAAGAATCTCACTGGCACAGCTAGATATGCCAGTATAAACACACATTTAGGCATAG AACAAAGTCGTCGTGATGACATGGAGTCCCTGGGTTACATCTTTATGTACTTCCTGAGAGGCAGTCTACCTTGGCAGGGCCTCAAGGCCGCTACAAAGCGACAGAAATACGAGCGCATCAGTGAGAAAAAGATGTCCACGCCCATTGAAGAATTGTGTAAAGGGTTCCCAT CCGAGTTTGCGACATACCTGAACTTCTGCCGGTCCTTGCGCTTTGATGACAAGCCAGATTACTCGTATCTCCGACAGTTGTTTCGCAACCTATTCCATCGACAGGGATTCACATATGACTATGTCTTTGACTGGAACATGCTGAAATTC GGTGGCAGGAACAGTGACGATGCAGAGCGTGGCAAGGTGAGCCTCTCAGCACGTCCAGTTCACGGTACGGCACAGCCCCGTGGCCGCACTGAACAGATGGCTACAGCCACCCCACCTGGGGAGTACGGAA AAGGATTGACGAGAAGATAA